One stretch of Prunus persica cultivar Lovell chromosome G1, Prunus_persica_NCBIv2, whole genome shotgun sequence DNA includes these proteins:
- the LOC18788208 gene encoding auxin response factor 5 isoform X1 — protein MIMGSVEEKIKAGGLLSGAQSSILDEMKLLKELQDHSGSRKAINSELWHACAGPLVCLPQVGSLSYYFPQGHSEQVAVSTKRTATSQIPNYPNLPSQLLCQVQNVTLHADKETDEIYAQMSLKPVNSEKDVFPVPDFGLKPSKHPSEFFCKTLTASDTSTHGGFSVPRRAAEKLFPPLDFTMQPPSQELVVRDLHDNSWTFRHIYRGQPKRHLLTTGWSLFVGAKRLRAGDSVLFIRDEKSQLMIGVRRANRQQTTLPSSVLSADSMHIGVLAAAAHAAANRSPFTIFYNPRACPSEFVIPLATYQKAIYGTQLSVGMRFGMMFETEESGKRRYMGTIVSTSDLDPLRWPGSKWRNLQVEWDEPGCCDKQNRVSSWEIETPENIFIFPSLTSSLKRPSHTGFLGAETEWGNLIKRPFIRVPEIGNGNSFPYSISNLCSEQLVNMLLKPQLVNHAGTLAALQQQSPANGDLIADMKAMQAKLIQKNPGVFSEGTSLQSQNPPQSSLDQSATIDVNTTSHAILPGKLNNLTKFGSQAPVGNSTDKTKLETDFSADQLSQLNSTGLGIEDKLAAGFVSPYNLVNQLTFANQNQSAAQLQTSPRPMQPPLESLLYHSQQTDMPNSDFNSTNGSLPFLDNDECIFYQSYQPFAGTLRSQGPLSVFGLQDSSAVLTEANNSSLTSIGQEMWDNSLNNCRLLPQVDQLTSSHQGPGSLNCISNSSSLRDLSDESNNQSGIYGCPNVDVGSGVSAVIDPSVSSTILDEFSTLKNADFHNPSDCLLGNLSSSQDLQSQITSASLGDSQAFSRQDLADNSGGTSSSNIDLDESSLLQNNGSWHQVVPPVRTYTKVQKTGSVGRSIDVTSFKNYEELCSAIECMFGLEGLLNDPRGSGWKLVYVDYENDVLLVGDDPWEEFVGCVRCIRILSPTEVQQMSEEGMKLLNSAAMQGINGTMSEGGRT, from the exons ATGATAATGGGCTCAGTTGAGGAGAAGATTAAAGCAGGGGGCTTGCTTAGTGGTGCACAATCAAGCATACTTGATGAGATGAAGCTATTGAAAGAGCTTCAGGATCATTCTG GGTCCCGGAAGGCTATAAATTCAGAGTTATGGCATGCCTGCGCCGGCCCACTTGTTTGTTTGCCTCAGGTGGGAAGTCTTTCATATTACTTCCCTCAAGGACACAGCGAACAG GTGGCGGTTTCCACGAAAAGAACGGCAACCTCACAGATTCCCAACTATCCGAATCTCCCATCTCAGTTGCTATGTCAAGTTCAAAATGTTACACTGCAT GCAGACAAAGAAACCGATGAAATCTACGCACAGATGAGTCTTAAACCAGTGAACTCT GAAAAGGATGTCTTCCCGGTACCAGACTTTGGACTAAAGCCTAGCAAACATCCAAGTGAATTTTTCTGCAAAACTTTAACTGCAAGTGATACAAGCACACATGGGGGCTTCTCTGTGCCGCGCAGAGCAGCAGAAAAGCTCTTCCCTCCACTA GATTTCACAATGCAACCACCAAGCCAAGAACTTGTTGTCCGAGACTTGCATGATAATAGCTGGACATTTCGCCATATTTATCGCG GGCAGCCGAAGCGGCACCTTCTCACAACTGGATGGAGTTTGTTTGTTGGTGCAAAGAGGCTTAGAGCGGGTGATTCGGTGCTGTTTATCAG GGATGAGAAGTCACAGCTAATGATTGGTGTGAGACGAGCAAATCGTCAGCAAACAACATTGCCGTCATCAGTTCTATCTGCTGATAGCATGCACATTGGTGTCCTTGCTGCTGCAGCTCATGCTGCAGCCAATCGAAGTCCATTCACTATATTCTACAATCCAAG GGCATGCCCTTCAGAATTTGTCATACCTTTGGCTACATACCAAAAGGCCATATATGGGACCCAGCTCTCAGTTGGAATGAGGTTTGGAATGATGTTCGAGACAGAAGAGTCGGGTAAGCGCAG GTATATGGGTACAATAGTCAGTACTAGTGATTTAGATCCACTGAGATGGCCTGGTTCAAAGTGGCGGAATCTTCAG GTAGAGTGGGATGAGCCAGGGTGTTGTGATAAACAGAACAGGGTTAGTTCATGGGAAATTGAGACTCCtgaaaatattttcatatttcctTCTCTGACTTCGAGTCTTAAACGGCCATCACACACTGGATTCTtgg GAGCAGAAACTGAGTGGGGAAATTTGATTAAAAGACCATTTATCCGTGTTCCTGAGATTGGAAATGGGAACTCATTTCCGTACTCGATTTCAAATCTATGTTCGGAACAGCTAGTCAATATGCTACTGAAACCTCAACTTGTTAATCATGCTGGAACTTTAGCTGCTCTACAACAGCAATCACCTGCTAATGGAGATCTAATAGCAGATATGAAGGCCATGCAGGCAAAACTCATCCAAAAGAATCCGGGTGTCTTTTCAGAAGGTACATCTCTACAGAGTCAAAACCCTCCCCAATCATCTCTGGATCAATCTGCTACAATAGACGTGAATACAACATCTCATGCAATTCTACCAGGAAAGCTGAACAACCTAACAAAGTTTGGAAGTCAAGCACCAGTTGGAAATAGCACTGACAAGACAAAATTAGAAACTGATTTTTCTGCCGATCAGTTAAGCCAGTTGAATTCTACAGGACTGGGAATTGAAGATAAATTGGCTGCAGGGTTTGTTAGTCCCTATAACCTTGTGAACCAGCTGACATTTGCCAACCAAAACCAAAGTGCAGCGCAACTACAAACTAGCCCACGGCCTATGCAGCCGCCTTTGGAATCATTACTTTACCACTCCCAACAAACTGATATGCCTAATTCAGATTTCAATAGCACAAATGGTTCGCTTCCATTCCTAGACAATGATGAATGCATATTTTACCAGTCTTATCAACCCTTTGCCGGGACACTTAGATCACAGGGGCCTTTGTCTGTGTTTGGTTTGCAAGATTCTTCAGCTGTTTTAACTGAAGCAAATAATTCCTCCCTAACTTCAATTGGTCAGGAAATGTGGGATAATAGCCTGAATAATTGTAGGCTTTTACCCCAAGTGGATCAGCTCACTTCATCCCATCAAGGTCCTGGTAGCCTTAATTGTATTTCTAACTCAAGCAGTCTCAGAGATTTGTCAGATGAGAGCAACAATCAAAGTGGGATTTATGGTTGTCCAAACGTTGATGTTGGTAGTGGTGTAAGCGCTGTTATTGACCCTTCTGTTTCAAGCACCATACTGGATGAGTTTTCTACATTAAAGAATGCAGATTTCCACAACCCCTCAGATTGCTTGCTTGGTAACTTGAGCTCGAGCCAGGATCTTCAGTCTCAGATTACCTCTGCAAGCCTAGGAGACTCCCAGGCTTTCTCCAGGCAAGACCTGGCAGACAACTCAGGCGGTACATCCTCAAGCAATATAGATCTTGATGAGAGCAGTCTACTGCAGAACAACGGTTCATGGCATCAAGTGGTTCCACCTGTGCGAACCTATACAAAA GTACAAAAGACGGGATCTGTTGGAAGGTCAATTGATGTTACTAGTTTCAAAAACTATGAAGAACTATGTTCTGCAATTGAATGCATGTTTGGACTGGAAGGGCTGCTAAATGACCCAAGAGGTTCAGGGTGGAAATTGGTTTATGTGGATTATGAGAATGACGTTCTACTTGTTGGGGATGATCCTTGGGA GGAATTCGTTGGTTGTGTTCGCTGTATCAGGATCCTTTCACCTACAGAAGTTCAGCAGATGAGCGAGGAGGGAATGAAGCTTCTGAATAGTGCTGCAATGCAAGGGATTAATGGCACCATGTCCGAAGGTGGCCGTACTTAA
- the LOC18788208 gene encoding auxin response factor 5 isoform X3, protein MIMGSVEEKIKAGGLLSGAQSSILDEMKLLKELQDHSGSRKAINSELWHACAGPLVCLPQVGSLSYYFPQGHSEQVAVSTKRTATSQIPNYPNLPSQLLCQVQNVTLHADKETDEIYAQMSLKPVNSEKDVFPVPDFGLKPSKHPSEFFCKTLTASDTSTHGGFSVPRRAAEKLFPPLDFTMQPPSQELVVRDLHDNSWTFRHIYRGQPKRHLLTTGWSLFVGAKRLRAGDSVLFIRDEKSQLMIGVRRANRQQTTLPSSVLSADSMHIGVLAAAAHAAANRSPFTIFYNPRACPSEFVIPLATYQKAIYGTQLSVGMRFGMMFETEESGKRRYMGTIVSTSDLDPLRWPGSKWRNLQVEWDEPGCCDKQNRVSSWEIETPENIFIFPSLTSSLKRPSHTGFLGAETEWGNLIKRPFIRVPEIGNGNSFPYSISNLCSEQLVNMLLKPQLVNHAGTLAALQQQSPANGDLIADMKAMQAKLIQKNPGVFSEGKLNNLTKFGSQAPVGNSTDKTKLETDFSADQLSQLNSTGLGIEDKLAAGFVSPYNLVNQLTFANQNQSAAQLQTSPRPMQPPLESLLYHSQQTDMPNSDFNSTNGSLPFLDNDECIFYQSYQPFAGTLRSQGPLSVFGLQDSSAVLTEANNSSLTSIGQEMWDNSLNNCRLLPQVDQLTSSHQGPGSLNCISNSSSLRDLSDESNNQSGIYGCPNVDVGSGVSAVIDPSVSSTILDEFSTLKNADFHNPSDCLLGNLSSSQDLQSQITSASLGDSQAFSRQDLADNSGGTSSSNIDLDESSLLQNNGSWHQVVPPVRTYTKVQKTGSVGRSIDVTSFKNYEELCSAIECMFGLEGLLNDPRGSGWKLVYVDYENDVLLVGDDPWEEFVGCVRCIRILSPTEVQQMSEEGMKLLNSAAMQGINGTMSEGGRT, encoded by the exons ATGATAATGGGCTCAGTTGAGGAGAAGATTAAAGCAGGGGGCTTGCTTAGTGGTGCACAATCAAGCATACTTGATGAGATGAAGCTATTGAAAGAGCTTCAGGATCATTCTG GGTCCCGGAAGGCTATAAATTCAGAGTTATGGCATGCCTGCGCCGGCCCACTTGTTTGTTTGCCTCAGGTGGGAAGTCTTTCATATTACTTCCCTCAAGGACACAGCGAACAG GTGGCGGTTTCCACGAAAAGAACGGCAACCTCACAGATTCCCAACTATCCGAATCTCCCATCTCAGTTGCTATGTCAAGTTCAAAATGTTACACTGCAT GCAGACAAAGAAACCGATGAAATCTACGCACAGATGAGTCTTAAACCAGTGAACTCT GAAAAGGATGTCTTCCCGGTACCAGACTTTGGACTAAAGCCTAGCAAACATCCAAGTGAATTTTTCTGCAAAACTTTAACTGCAAGTGATACAAGCACACATGGGGGCTTCTCTGTGCCGCGCAGAGCAGCAGAAAAGCTCTTCCCTCCACTA GATTTCACAATGCAACCACCAAGCCAAGAACTTGTTGTCCGAGACTTGCATGATAATAGCTGGACATTTCGCCATATTTATCGCG GGCAGCCGAAGCGGCACCTTCTCACAACTGGATGGAGTTTGTTTGTTGGTGCAAAGAGGCTTAGAGCGGGTGATTCGGTGCTGTTTATCAG GGATGAGAAGTCACAGCTAATGATTGGTGTGAGACGAGCAAATCGTCAGCAAACAACATTGCCGTCATCAGTTCTATCTGCTGATAGCATGCACATTGGTGTCCTTGCTGCTGCAGCTCATGCTGCAGCCAATCGAAGTCCATTCACTATATTCTACAATCCAAG GGCATGCCCTTCAGAATTTGTCATACCTTTGGCTACATACCAAAAGGCCATATATGGGACCCAGCTCTCAGTTGGAATGAGGTTTGGAATGATGTTCGAGACAGAAGAGTCGGGTAAGCGCAG GTATATGGGTACAATAGTCAGTACTAGTGATTTAGATCCACTGAGATGGCCTGGTTCAAAGTGGCGGAATCTTCAG GTAGAGTGGGATGAGCCAGGGTGTTGTGATAAACAGAACAGGGTTAGTTCATGGGAAATTGAGACTCCtgaaaatattttcatatttcctTCTCTGACTTCGAGTCTTAAACGGCCATCACACACTGGATTCTtgg GAGCAGAAACTGAGTGGGGAAATTTGATTAAAAGACCATTTATCCGTGTTCCTGAGATTGGAAATGGGAACTCATTTCCGTACTCGATTTCAAATCTATGTTCGGAACAGCTAGTCAATATGCTACTGAAACCTCAACTTGTTAATCATGCTGGAACTTTAGCTGCTCTACAACAGCAATCACCTGCTAATGGAGATCTAATAGCAGATATGAAGGCCATGCAGGCAAAACTCATCCAAAAGAATCCGGGTGTCTTTTCAGAAG GAAAGCTGAACAACCTAACAAAGTTTGGAAGTCAAGCACCAGTTGGAAATAGCACTGACAAGACAAAATTAGAAACTGATTTTTCTGCCGATCAGTTAAGCCAGTTGAATTCTACAGGACTGGGAATTGAAGATAAATTGGCTGCAGGGTTTGTTAGTCCCTATAACCTTGTGAACCAGCTGACATTTGCCAACCAAAACCAAAGTGCAGCGCAACTACAAACTAGCCCACGGCCTATGCAGCCGCCTTTGGAATCATTACTTTACCACTCCCAACAAACTGATATGCCTAATTCAGATTTCAATAGCACAAATGGTTCGCTTCCATTCCTAGACAATGATGAATGCATATTTTACCAGTCTTATCAACCCTTTGCCGGGACACTTAGATCACAGGGGCCTTTGTCTGTGTTTGGTTTGCAAGATTCTTCAGCTGTTTTAACTGAAGCAAATAATTCCTCCCTAACTTCAATTGGTCAGGAAATGTGGGATAATAGCCTGAATAATTGTAGGCTTTTACCCCAAGTGGATCAGCTCACTTCATCCCATCAAGGTCCTGGTAGCCTTAATTGTATTTCTAACTCAAGCAGTCTCAGAGATTTGTCAGATGAGAGCAACAATCAAAGTGGGATTTATGGTTGTCCAAACGTTGATGTTGGTAGTGGTGTAAGCGCTGTTATTGACCCTTCTGTTTCAAGCACCATACTGGATGAGTTTTCTACATTAAAGAATGCAGATTTCCACAACCCCTCAGATTGCTTGCTTGGTAACTTGAGCTCGAGCCAGGATCTTCAGTCTCAGATTACCTCTGCAAGCCTAGGAGACTCCCAGGCTTTCTCCAGGCAAGACCTGGCAGACAACTCAGGCGGTACATCCTCAAGCAATATAGATCTTGATGAGAGCAGTCTACTGCAGAACAACGGTTCATGGCATCAAGTGGTTCCACCTGTGCGAACCTATACAAAA GTACAAAAGACGGGATCTGTTGGAAGGTCAATTGATGTTACTAGTTTCAAAAACTATGAAGAACTATGTTCTGCAATTGAATGCATGTTTGGACTGGAAGGGCTGCTAAATGACCCAAGAGGTTCAGGGTGGAAATTGGTTTATGTGGATTATGAGAATGACGTTCTACTTGTTGGGGATGATCCTTGGGA GGAATTCGTTGGTTGTGTTCGCTGTATCAGGATCCTTTCACCTACAGAAGTTCAGCAGATGAGCGAGGAGGGAATGAAGCTTCTGAATAGTGCTGCAATGCAAGGGATTAATGGCACCATGTCCGAAGGTGGCCGTACTTAA
- the LOC18788208 gene encoding auxin response factor 5 isoform X2: MIMGSVEEKIKAGGLLSGAQSSILDEMKLLKELQDHSGSRKAINSELWHACAGPLVCLPQVGSLSYYFPQGHSEQVAVSTKRTATSQIPNYPNLPSQLLCQVQNVTLHADKETDEIYAQMSLKPVNSEKDVFPVPDFGLKPSKHPSEFFCKTLTASDTSTHGGFSVPRRAAEKLFPPLDFTMQPPSQELVVRDLHDNSWTFRHIYRGQPKRHLLTTGWSLFVGAKRLRAGDSVLFIRDEKSQLMIGVRRANRQQTTLPSSVLSADSMHIGVLAAAAHAAANRSPFTIFYNPRACPSEFVIPLATYQKAIYGTQLSVGMRFGMMFETEESGKRRYMGTIVSTSDLDPLRWPGSKWRNLQVEWDEPGCCDKQNRVSSWEIETPENIFIFPSLTSSLKRPSHTGFLETEWGNLIKRPFIRVPEIGNGNSFPYSISNLCSEQLVNMLLKPQLVNHAGTLAALQQQSPANGDLIADMKAMQAKLIQKNPGVFSEGTSLQSQNPPQSSLDQSATIDVNTTSHAILPGKLNNLTKFGSQAPVGNSTDKTKLETDFSADQLSQLNSTGLGIEDKLAAGFVSPYNLVNQLTFANQNQSAAQLQTSPRPMQPPLESLLYHSQQTDMPNSDFNSTNGSLPFLDNDECIFYQSYQPFAGTLRSQGPLSVFGLQDSSAVLTEANNSSLTSIGQEMWDNSLNNCRLLPQVDQLTSSHQGPGSLNCISNSSSLRDLSDESNNQSGIYGCPNVDVGSGVSAVIDPSVSSTILDEFSTLKNADFHNPSDCLLGNLSSSQDLQSQITSASLGDSQAFSRQDLADNSGGTSSSNIDLDESSLLQNNGSWHQVVPPVRTYTKVQKTGSVGRSIDVTSFKNYEELCSAIECMFGLEGLLNDPRGSGWKLVYVDYENDVLLVGDDPWEEFVGCVRCIRILSPTEVQQMSEEGMKLLNSAAMQGINGTMSEGGRT; encoded by the exons ATGATAATGGGCTCAGTTGAGGAGAAGATTAAAGCAGGGGGCTTGCTTAGTGGTGCACAATCAAGCATACTTGATGAGATGAAGCTATTGAAAGAGCTTCAGGATCATTCTG GGTCCCGGAAGGCTATAAATTCAGAGTTATGGCATGCCTGCGCCGGCCCACTTGTTTGTTTGCCTCAGGTGGGAAGTCTTTCATATTACTTCCCTCAAGGACACAGCGAACAG GTGGCGGTTTCCACGAAAAGAACGGCAACCTCACAGATTCCCAACTATCCGAATCTCCCATCTCAGTTGCTATGTCAAGTTCAAAATGTTACACTGCAT GCAGACAAAGAAACCGATGAAATCTACGCACAGATGAGTCTTAAACCAGTGAACTCT GAAAAGGATGTCTTCCCGGTACCAGACTTTGGACTAAAGCCTAGCAAACATCCAAGTGAATTTTTCTGCAAAACTTTAACTGCAAGTGATACAAGCACACATGGGGGCTTCTCTGTGCCGCGCAGAGCAGCAGAAAAGCTCTTCCCTCCACTA GATTTCACAATGCAACCACCAAGCCAAGAACTTGTTGTCCGAGACTTGCATGATAATAGCTGGACATTTCGCCATATTTATCGCG GGCAGCCGAAGCGGCACCTTCTCACAACTGGATGGAGTTTGTTTGTTGGTGCAAAGAGGCTTAGAGCGGGTGATTCGGTGCTGTTTATCAG GGATGAGAAGTCACAGCTAATGATTGGTGTGAGACGAGCAAATCGTCAGCAAACAACATTGCCGTCATCAGTTCTATCTGCTGATAGCATGCACATTGGTGTCCTTGCTGCTGCAGCTCATGCTGCAGCCAATCGAAGTCCATTCACTATATTCTACAATCCAAG GGCATGCCCTTCAGAATTTGTCATACCTTTGGCTACATACCAAAAGGCCATATATGGGACCCAGCTCTCAGTTGGAATGAGGTTTGGAATGATGTTCGAGACAGAAGAGTCGGGTAAGCGCAG GTATATGGGTACAATAGTCAGTACTAGTGATTTAGATCCACTGAGATGGCCTGGTTCAAAGTGGCGGAATCTTCAG GTAGAGTGGGATGAGCCAGGGTGTTGTGATAAACAGAACAGGGTTAGTTCATGGGAAATTGAGACTCCtgaaaatattttcatatttcctTCTCTGACTTCGAGTCTTAAACGGCCATCACACACTGGATTCTtgg AAACTGAGTGGGGAAATTTGATTAAAAGACCATTTATCCGTGTTCCTGAGATTGGAAATGGGAACTCATTTCCGTACTCGATTTCAAATCTATGTTCGGAACAGCTAGTCAATATGCTACTGAAACCTCAACTTGTTAATCATGCTGGAACTTTAGCTGCTCTACAACAGCAATCACCTGCTAATGGAGATCTAATAGCAGATATGAAGGCCATGCAGGCAAAACTCATCCAAAAGAATCCGGGTGTCTTTTCAGAAGGTACATCTCTACAGAGTCAAAACCCTCCCCAATCATCTCTGGATCAATCTGCTACAATAGACGTGAATACAACATCTCATGCAATTCTACCAGGAAAGCTGAACAACCTAACAAAGTTTGGAAGTCAAGCACCAGTTGGAAATAGCACTGACAAGACAAAATTAGAAACTGATTTTTCTGCCGATCAGTTAAGCCAGTTGAATTCTACAGGACTGGGAATTGAAGATAAATTGGCTGCAGGGTTTGTTAGTCCCTATAACCTTGTGAACCAGCTGACATTTGCCAACCAAAACCAAAGTGCAGCGCAACTACAAACTAGCCCACGGCCTATGCAGCCGCCTTTGGAATCATTACTTTACCACTCCCAACAAACTGATATGCCTAATTCAGATTTCAATAGCACAAATGGTTCGCTTCCATTCCTAGACAATGATGAATGCATATTTTACCAGTCTTATCAACCCTTTGCCGGGACACTTAGATCACAGGGGCCTTTGTCTGTGTTTGGTTTGCAAGATTCTTCAGCTGTTTTAACTGAAGCAAATAATTCCTCCCTAACTTCAATTGGTCAGGAAATGTGGGATAATAGCCTGAATAATTGTAGGCTTTTACCCCAAGTGGATCAGCTCACTTCATCCCATCAAGGTCCTGGTAGCCTTAATTGTATTTCTAACTCAAGCAGTCTCAGAGATTTGTCAGATGAGAGCAACAATCAAAGTGGGATTTATGGTTGTCCAAACGTTGATGTTGGTAGTGGTGTAAGCGCTGTTATTGACCCTTCTGTTTCAAGCACCATACTGGATGAGTTTTCTACATTAAAGAATGCAGATTTCCACAACCCCTCAGATTGCTTGCTTGGTAACTTGAGCTCGAGCCAGGATCTTCAGTCTCAGATTACCTCTGCAAGCCTAGGAGACTCCCAGGCTTTCTCCAGGCAAGACCTGGCAGACAACTCAGGCGGTACATCCTCAAGCAATATAGATCTTGATGAGAGCAGTCTACTGCAGAACAACGGTTCATGGCATCAAGTGGTTCCACCTGTGCGAACCTATACAAAA GTACAAAAGACGGGATCTGTTGGAAGGTCAATTGATGTTACTAGTTTCAAAAACTATGAAGAACTATGTTCTGCAATTGAATGCATGTTTGGACTGGAAGGGCTGCTAAATGACCCAAGAGGTTCAGGGTGGAAATTGGTTTATGTGGATTATGAGAATGACGTTCTACTTGTTGGGGATGATCCTTGGGA GGAATTCGTTGGTTGTGTTCGCTGTATCAGGATCCTTTCACCTACAGAAGTTCAGCAGATGAGCGAGGAGGGAATGAAGCTTCTGAATAGTGCTGCAATGCAAGGGATTAATGGCACCATGTCCGAAGGTGGCCGTACTTAA
- the LOC109947884 gene encoding uncharacterized protein LOC109947884 codes for MGSVSLKIGDGTARFKRATLCSSAVNLLMLFSVITTNLFALYAFTSSPKDQQTYHLLHHTQKNISLISEQVSLILREIDSSQKKLAQMEKELLGYESIDLSRSNVAHELKLFLQHHQLPLGKDSRTGITEMVASVGHSCEKSADLLSQYMNYKVSGPCPDDWSLAQKLILRGCEPLPRRRCFAKTLPKVGLNPFPISLWKPVSDKIVTWSGLGCKSFECLNSKKLSRDCVGCFDLVNGFENQRFVKARGKNDFLIDDVLALGSGGIRIGFDIGGGSGTFAARMAERNMTVITNTLNIDAPFSEFIAARGLFPLFLSLDHRFPFYDNVFDLVHAASGLDVGGKPEKFEFVMFDIDRILRPGGLFWLDNFYCSNEEKKRDLTRLIERFGYKKLKWVVGDKVDAAASGKSEVYLSAVLQKPVRV; via the coding sequence ATGGGCTCTGTTTCTCTGAAGATTGGTGATGGAACAGCCAGATTCAAAAGAGCAACGCTATGTTCATCAGCCGTCAATCTTCTCATGCTCTTCTCTGTCATCACGACTAATCTCTTCGCTCTCTACGCCTTCACATCCTCGCCAAAAGACCAACAAACCTACCATCTCCTTCACCACACCCAGAAGAACATCTCCCTCATCTCAGAGCAGGTCTCTCTGATCCTCAGAGAGATCGATTCCTCACAAAAAAAACTAGCTCAGATGGAAAAGGAGCTCCTTGGCTACGAAAGCATCGATCTTTCGAGATCCAACGTTGCACACGAGCTCAAACTCTTCCTTCAGCATCACCAGCTCCCTCTAGGCAAAGATTCGAGAACTGGGATCACTGAAATGGTGGCTTCCGTGGGTCATTCCTGCGAGAAATCTGCGGACTTGTTGTCTCAGTACATGAATTACAAGGTCTCCGGGCCTTGCCCTGACGATTGGAGTCTTGCCCAGAAGCTGATTTTGCGTGGATGTGAGCCTTTGCCCAGAAGGAGGTGCTTTGCCAAGACTCTTCCCAAGGTGGGTCTAAACCCTTTTCCCATTTCACTTTGGAAACCTGTTAGTGATAAGATCGTTACTTGGAGTGGTCTTGGGTGTAAGAGTTTTGAGTGCTTGAATAGTAAGAAATTGAGTAGAGACTGTGTTGGCTGCTTTGATTTGGTTAATGGGTTTGAGAATCAGAGATTTGTTAAGGCTAGAGGCAAGAATGATTTCCTTATTGATGATGTTTTAGCTCTGGGAAGTGGAGGAATCAGAATAGGGTTTGATATTGGAGGTGGGTCTGGTACCTTTGCTGCTAGAATGGCAGAGAGGAACATGACTGTGATCACTAACACTTTGAACATTGATGCCCCATTTAGCGAATTCATAGCTGCAAGGGGGcttttccctctctttttgAGTTTGGATCATAGATTTCCTTTCTACGATAATGTGTTCGATTTGGTTCATGCGGCCAGTGGATTGGATGTTGGTGGCAAACCCGAAAAATTCGAGTTCGTAATGTTTGACATAGACCGAATTTTGAGGCCTGGAGGTTTGTTTTGGTTAGACAACTTTTATTGCTCCaatgaggaaaagaaaagggattTAACCAGGTTGATCGAGCGGTTTGGATATAAAAAGCTGAAATGGGTTGTTGGGGATAAGGTAGATGCAGCAGCGTCAGGAAAGTCTGAAGTTTATTTGTCTGCCGTTCTGCAAAAACCAGTTAGAGTATGA